The Leisingera caerulea DSM 24564 genome contains a region encoding:
- a CDS encoding MarR family winged helix-turn-helix transcriptional regulator, with amino-acid sequence MSMEMPIGQTDRKGFMTGYLEALALVERLHRLLLDVIKDEFERVGVLEINAVQALLLFNIGDNEVTAGELKTRGYYQGSNVSYNLKKLVEMGYMHHQRCEIDRRSVRVRLTPRGREIRDIVSALFSRHAEGLEGKNVISSQGIEDITASLKRVERYWSDQIRYIY; translated from the coding sequence ATGAGTATGGAAATGCCAATTGGCCAGACAGACCGGAAAGGTTTCATGACTGGCTACCTGGAGGCGCTGGCCCTTGTCGAGCGTCTCCACCGTCTGCTGCTGGATGTCATCAAGGACGAGTTTGAACGCGTTGGCGTGCTGGAAATCAACGCGGTTCAGGCGCTTTTGCTGTTCAACATCGGTGACAACGAGGTGACTGCCGGGGAATTGAAGACCCGCGGTTACTATCAGGGCAGCAATGTCAGCTACAACCTGAAGAAGCTGGTCGAGATGGGCTATATGCACCACCAGCGCTGTGAAATCGACCGCCGCTCGGTGCGGGTGCGGCTGACCCCGCGCGGCCGCGAGATCCGCGATATCGTGTCGGCGCTGTTCTCCCGCCATGCCGAGGGGCTGGAGGGCAAGAACGTGATCTCCTCGCAGGGGATTGAGGATATCACCGCCTCGCTCAAGCGGGTGGAGCGCTACTGGTCGGATCAGATCCGCTATATCTACTAA
- a CDS encoding pyridoxal phosphate-dependent aminotransferase yields MSFLSETLSRVKPSPTIAMTAKAAELKAAGRDVIGLSAGEPDFDTPQNIKDAAVAAIAAGKTKYTAPDGIPELKQAVCAKMKRDHGLDYTPAQVSVGTGGKQTLYNALMATLNEGDEVVIPAPYWVSYPDMVLLAGGTPVIAETSLQTNFKLTADQLEAAITPNTKWFIFNSPSNPTGAGYSRAELKELTDVLMRHPHVWVMTDDMYEHLAYDGFEFCTPAQVEPRLYDRTLTCNGVSKAYAMTGWRIGYAAGPEKLIAAMRKVQSQSTSNPCSVSQWAAVEALDGTQDFLAPNNEMFVRRRDLVVSMLNDIDGISCPTPEGAFYVYPSIAGLIGKTTPAGKRIETDEDFATALLEEADVAVVFGAAFGLSPNFRVSYATSDAALEEACRRIQKFCAALT; encoded by the coding sequence ATGTCTTTCCTGTCCGAGACCTTATCCCGCGTCAAACCGTCACCGACCATCGCAATGACGGCCAAGGCCGCCGAACTGAAGGCTGCCGGACGCGATGTCATCGGCCTCAGCGCCGGCGAGCCGGACTTTGACACGCCGCAGAACATCAAGGACGCAGCCGTCGCCGCCATCGCTGCGGGCAAAACCAAATACACCGCCCCCGACGGCATCCCGGAGCTGAAGCAGGCGGTCTGCGCAAAAATGAAGCGCGACCACGGGCTCGACTACACCCCGGCCCAGGTTTCCGTCGGCACCGGCGGCAAGCAGACGCTGTACAATGCGCTGATGGCCACCCTGAACGAAGGCGACGAGGTGGTGATTCCCGCGCCTTACTGGGTCTCCTACCCCGACATGGTGCTGCTGGCCGGCGGCACGCCGGTGATTGCCGAAACATCACTGCAGACCAATTTCAAACTGACCGCCGATCAGCTGGAAGCGGCAATCACCCCGAACACCAAATGGTTCATCTTCAACTCCCCCTCCAACCCAACCGGCGCGGGCTACAGCCGGGCGGAACTGAAGGAGCTGACAGACGTTCTGATGCGCCACCCGCATGTCTGGGTGATGACCGACGACATGTATGAACACCTCGCCTATGACGGGTTTGAGTTCTGCACGCCGGCCCAGGTGGAGCCGCGGCTTTATGACCGCACCCTGACCTGCAATGGCGTCTCCAAGGCCTATGCTATGACCGGCTGGCGCATCGGCTATGCCGCAGGCCCGGAGAAACTGATCGCAGCGATGCGCAAGGTGCAGTCGCAGTCCACCTCCAACCCCTGTTCGGTCAGCCAATGGGCCGCGGTGGAGGCGCTCGATGGCACTCAGGACTTCCTGGCCCCGAACAATGAGATGTTCGTCCGCCGCCGCGATCTGGTGGTCTCGATGCTGAATGACATCGACGGCATCTCCTGCCCTACGCCGGAGGGCGCGTTCTACGTCTACCCCTCCATCGCCGGGCTGATCGGCAAGACCACCCCCGCGGGCAAACGCATTGAAACGGATGAGGATTTTGCCACCGCCCTTCTGGAAGAGGCGGACGTCGCCGTGGTCTTCGGCGCCGCCTTCGGCCTGTCGCCGAACTTCCGCGTCAGCTACGCCACCTCTGACGCAGCACTGGAAGAGGCCTGCCGCCGCATCCAGAAATTCTGCGCTGCGCTGACGTAA
- a CDS encoding hydrogen peroxide-inducible genes activator, translating into MPEITLRQLRYFAVLSNALQYRSAARQLGISQPSLSLQIAALEKALDTRLIERRRNGLILTPAGRNTAAQAERILQDVERLSQTAGASGNALDGTLRLGSSPTIGPYLLPRVLRRLHQSFPDLKLVIRDAPPRELTEDLLAGRHDLILTQLPVPRDDIRHTFLFREPLSLAVARDHPLAGRSRVKTADLDGENLLSLNPSYTLSRQVSQLCAASGANLREDFEGTSLDALRQMVSLGMGATLLPALYVESEVKRGEGDVAVVPMQPLLYRQAGLAWRRSSGSPPAFLMLADFIRSVIEQEFANQVIL; encoded by the coding sequence ATGCCGGAAATCACCCTGCGCCAGCTCCGCTATTTCGCCGTCCTCAGCAACGCCTTGCAGTACCGCAGCGCAGCCCGGCAACTGGGGATCAGCCAGCCCTCCCTCAGCTTGCAGATCGCCGCCCTGGAGAAAGCCCTGGATACCCGGCTGATCGAACGGCGGCGCAACGGCCTGATCCTGACCCCGGCAGGGCGCAACACCGCGGCCCAGGCCGAAAGGATCCTGCAGGACGTGGAACGGCTCAGCCAAACCGCCGGCGCCTCCGGCAACGCTCTGGACGGCACCCTGCGGCTGGGGTCTTCGCCGACAATCGGCCCCTACCTGCTGCCGCGGGTGCTGCGGCGCCTGCATCAGTCTTTTCCGGACCTCAAGCTGGTCATCCGCGACGCTCCCCCGCGCGAGCTGACCGAGGATCTGCTGGCGGGCCGGCACGATCTGATCCTGACCCAGCTGCCGGTGCCGCGCGATGACATCCGCCACACCTTCCTGTTCCGGGAGCCGCTGAGCCTGGCCGTGGCCCGGGATCATCCCCTGGCCGGCCGGAGCCGGGTGAAGACCGCGGATCTGGACGGGGAGAACCTGCTCAGCCTCAACCCGTCTTACACGCTGAGCCGCCAGGTATCGCAGCTCTGCGCGGCATCGGGGGCGAACCTGCGCGAGGATTTCGAAGGCACCAGCCTTGATGCGCTCCGCCAGATGGTATCGCTCGGCATGGGCGCAACCCTGCTGCCTGCGCTTTATGTCGAGTCCGAGGTGAAACGCGGCGAAGGCGATGTCGCCGTGGTTCCCATGCAACCGCTGCTTTACCGGCAGGCAGGCCTCGCCTGGCGCCGCAGCAGCGGCAGCCCGCCTGCCTTCCTAATGCTTGCAGATTTCATCCGCAGCGTCATCGAGCAGGAGTTTGCCAATCAGGTGATTTTGTAA
- a CDS encoding YdcH family protein, translating to MNNSPRVKVFSLQVRLAKLRLKHQSLKAKIAKELKRPSPCSMMLQGLKRQRLRTKDEIMRCLGQLRRSGLPGFNQQQSA from the coding sequence ATGAACAACAGTCCACGGGTAAAGGTTTTCTCGCTGCAGGTGAGGCTGGCGAAGCTGCGCCTGAAACATCAGTCGCTGAAGGCGAAAATCGCCAAGGAGCTGAAACGCCCGTCGCCGTGCAGCATGATGCTGCAAGGGCTGAAGCGCCAGCGCCTGCGGACCAAGGATGAGATCATGCGCTGCCTGGGTCAGTTGCGCCGCAGCGGGCTGCCGGGCTTCAATCAGCAGCAATCGGCATAG
- a CDS encoding VOC family protein codes for MPLKYLHTMVRVKDLEKSMAFYELLGLKETRRWENEQGRFTLIFMAPPGQEETPLELTYNWDGDDALPDDSRHFGHLAYGVDDIYATCQHLMDNGVTINRPPRDGHMAFVRSPDNVSIELLQNGDSLAPAEPWASMENTGHW; via the coding sequence ATGCCCCTCAAATACCTGCACACCATGGTCCGGGTGAAGGATCTGGAGAAATCCATGGCTTTCTATGAACTGCTGGGCCTCAAGGAGACCCGCCGCTGGGAAAACGAACAGGGCCGCTTCACCCTGATCTTCATGGCACCGCCGGGCCAGGAGGAAACCCCGCTGGAGCTGACCTACAACTGGGATGGCGACGACGCGCTGCCCGATGACAGCCGCCATTTCGGCCATCTCGCCTATGGGGTGGACGATATCTATGCCACTTGCCAGCACCTGATGGACAATGGCGTCACTATCAACCGGCCGCCGCGCGACGGGCATATGGCCTTTGTGCGCTCGCCCGACAATGTGTCGATCGAGCTGCTGCAGAACGGCGACTCGCTGGCCCCGGCGGAACCTTGGGCGAGCATGGAAAACACCGGCCACTGGTAA
- a CDS encoding porin family protein: MRKAAAAALLGLGLCSAQPQAQETGRQQAHLSLQQGHILAVHALNSGNPQLALRLSDALLQADRKNHLAWHLQAAAYAQAGQPAKGRKSAARAFRFAPDDATKYQMAQLASRLAFQGGSAVLSQYWLRRTAVYAPDSKAEELIAKDYQALRRISPWSFRLSGGLKPSNNVNNGSDAATQEIDGLSSHENRFGPRAIALSGLTGTLDAGITRRLRQSDASLTTLSGRLYVQRVALSSSAKAKAADLAARTMTTAPRNSEFGSTYGEITLSHAFAAGPADKGGNARIALTAATSWYGGQRNYNLAKLSAARSWALSPRSRLTLNGSAEHRLDPRLKSLEADVFGLGASLSRKLENGDSLSFTLGLRDTRANSVNSSGHTATVHVGYAFGQLVGPARISTGLILGTADYPDHTFFDGSDWQPIPGGRQDHSVYADLNLFFEDYDYAGFAPMLRVRAGKRSSNHSRFDSSEFSVSLGIESKF; encoded by the coding sequence CCCAAGCGCAGGAAACCGGACGGCAACAGGCTCACCTGTCGCTCCAGCAGGGGCATATTCTGGCGGTGCACGCCTTGAATTCCGGCAACCCGCAGCTGGCGCTGCGGCTGTCGGACGCGCTGCTGCAGGCCGACCGCAAGAACCACCTGGCCTGGCATCTTCAGGCCGCCGCCTATGCCCAGGCCGGGCAGCCCGCCAAGGGCCGCAAATCCGCCGCCCGCGCCTTCCGCTTTGCCCCCGACGACGCCACCAAGTACCAGATGGCCCAGCTTGCCTCGCGCCTGGCGTTTCAGGGCGGCAGCGCGGTCCTGTCCCAGTACTGGCTGCGCCGCACGGCCGTCTACGCCCCCGACAGCAAAGCCGAAGAGCTGATCGCCAAGGACTATCAGGCGCTGCGCCGCATCAGCCCCTGGTCCTTCCGGCTGAGCGGCGGCCTGAAGCCATCGAACAACGTGAACAACGGCTCTGACGCCGCGACGCAGGAAATCGACGGGCTGTCCTCGCATGAAAACAGGTTCGGGCCGCGGGCGATTGCGCTGTCCGGCCTCACCGGTACCCTTGATGCCGGCATAACCCGCCGCCTGCGCCAGAGCGACGCCAGCCTGACCACGCTCAGCGGACGCCTTTACGTGCAGCGCGTGGCTCTGTCCTCCAGCGCCAAGGCAAAGGCGGCAGACCTTGCAGCCCGCACCATGACCACAGCACCGCGGAACTCGGAATTCGGATCCACCTACGGCGAGATCACCCTCAGCCACGCCTTCGCCGCCGGGCCTGCAGACAAGGGCGGCAACGCCCGGATCGCCCTCACTGCCGCCACCTCCTGGTACGGCGGGCAGCGAAACTACAATCTTGCAAAACTGTCTGCCGCCCGCAGCTGGGCCCTCTCGCCCCGCAGCCGCCTCACCCTCAACGGCAGCGCCGAGCACCGGCTGGATCCGCGCCTGAAAAGCCTGGAAGCCGATGTCTTCGGCCTTGGGGCGTCGCTGTCGCGCAAGCTCGAAAACGGCGACAGCCTCAGCTTCACCCTCGGCCTGCGCGACACCCGGGCAAACAGCGTGAACTCCAGCGGCCATACCGCCACCGTTCACGTCGGCTATGCCTTCGGGCAGCTGGTCGGCCCTGCCAGGATCAGCACCGGCCTGATTTTGGGAACCGCGGATTACCCCGACCACACCTTCTTTGACGGCAGCGACTGGCAGCCCATCCCGGGCGGCCGCCAGGACCATTCCGTCTATGCCGATCTGAACCTGTTCTTCGAAGACTACGACTATGCAGGCTTTGCGCCGATGCTGCGGGTCCGGGCCGGCAAGCGCAGCTCCAACCACAGCCGCTTTGACAGTTCGGAATTCTCCGTCTCGCTGGGGATCGAGTCAAAATTCTAA
- a CDS encoding helix-turn-helix domain-containing protein, with amino-acid sequence MTEQTTDWYGPDAATFGDRVAAAREAAGMTQGQLARRLGIKKSTLSAWERDLAEPRANKLTMLAGVLNVSMSWLLTGEGEGMSEPAPLELEAGDFTSVLNELRDLRSEMRQNAERAARLEKKLRTLLQVNDGQTTEVA; translated from the coding sequence ATGACGGAGCAGACTACAGACTGGTACGGCCCGGACGCAGCGACATTTGGCGACCGCGTGGCGGCTGCACGGGAAGCTGCCGGGATGACCCAGGGCCAGCTCGCGCGCCGGCTTGGGATCAAGAAGTCCACGCTCAGCGCCTGGGAACGCGACCTGGCGGAGCCGCGCGCCAACAAGCTGACGATGCTGGCCGGCGTGTTGAACGTGTCGATGTCCTGGCTGCTGACCGGCGAAGGCGAAGGCATGTCGGAACCGGCGCCGCTGGAGCTGGAAGCAGGCGATTTCACAAGCGTTCTGAACGAGTTGCGTGATCTGCGCAGCGAAATGCGCCAGAATGCGGAGCGGGCTGCACGCCTGGAGAAGAAGCTGCGGACCCTGCTTCAGGTCAATGACGGCCAGACCACAGAAGTCGCCTGA
- a CDS encoding nickel/cobalt transporter has protein sequence MKILLTIAALGVAVLAVWLWGFGGAGTIAVWAAEGQREAQNAMARGLRALRAGEPGALTALLSLCFAYGFFHAAGPGHGKLVIGGYGMGKPVPLLRLAGLALASSLAQAATAVLLVAGGLMLLDWGREQLTSAAEDVLAPLSYGLIALVGLWLLARGLRRLLGSRAGAHGADDHHHHHDETGEVCASCGHRHGPTAEEAANVHSLRDALAIVGAVALRPCTGAVFLLLLTWRMGVLWSGIAGAFAMGLGTATVTVAVAVAAVTMRKGTLAQMQGTGALRAAAVLEILAGGVVAVLASQIMLRAL, from the coding sequence GTGAAGATTTTATTAACGATAGCGGCGCTGGGCGTGGCGGTCTTGGCGGTCTGGCTATGGGGCTTTGGCGGCGCAGGGACCATTGCGGTTTGGGCTGCTGAAGGCCAGCGGGAGGCACAGAACGCGATGGCGCGGGGGCTGCGGGCCTTGCGTGCGGGCGAGCCGGGGGCGCTGACGGCGCTTTTGTCCCTGTGCTTTGCCTACGGGTTTTTCCACGCCGCGGGGCCGGGGCATGGCAAGCTGGTGATCGGCGGCTATGGCATGGGCAAGCCTGTGCCCTTGCTGCGGCTGGCCGGGCTGGCGCTGGCGTCCTCTTTGGCGCAGGCGGCGACGGCAGTGCTGCTGGTCGCGGGCGGGCTGATGCTGCTGGACTGGGGCCGCGAGCAGCTGACCAGCGCGGCCGAGGATGTGCTGGCGCCGCTGTCCTATGGGCTGATTGCGCTGGTGGGCCTGTGGCTGCTGGCGCGGGGCCTGCGGCGGCTGCTGGGCAGCCGGGCTGGCGCACATGGCGCTGATGACCATCACCACCACCATGATGAGACCGGGGAGGTCTGCGCCTCCTGCGGGCACCGGCACGGGCCGACGGCGGAGGAAGCGGCCAATGTCCATTCGCTGCGTGATGCGCTGGCGATTGTGGGCGCGGTGGCGCTGCGTCCCTGCACCGGCGCGGTGTTCCTGCTGCTGCTGACTTGGCGCATGGGCGTGCTGTGGTCCGGGATCGCCGGAGCCTTTGCCATGGGTTTAGGGACGGCCACTGTCACCGTTGCCGTGGCTGTTGCTGCCGTCACCATGCGCAAGGGGACGCTGGCGCAGATGCAGGGCACCGGCGCCCTGCGCGCAGCCGCGGTGCTGGAGATCCTGGCGGGCGGGGTGGTGGCCGTGCTGGCCAGCCAGATCATGCTGCGGGCGCTGTGA
- a CDS encoding nucleoside deaminase translates to MTDDDKRLLRIAYEEAKAGFDEGGCPIGSVLARGGQVVAQGRNQRVQKGDPIAHGEMDALRKAGRQASYRDTVLYTSLSPCMMCSGTIVQFGIPRVVIGDAQNFGGNEEFLRSRGVEVVIAEDPDCIALMQRFIREKPELWAEDIAE, encoded by the coding sequence ATGACCGACGACGACAAGCGCCTGCTGCGGATCGCCTATGAAGAAGCCAAGGCGGGATTTGATGAGGGCGGCTGCCCGATCGGATCGGTGCTGGCGCGGGGCGGCCAGGTGGTGGCGCAGGGGCGCAACCAGCGGGTGCAGAAGGGCGACCCGATTGCCCACGGCGAGATGGATGCGCTGCGCAAGGCGGGGCGGCAGGCGTCCTATCGCGATACGGTGCTGTACACCTCGCTGTCGCCTTGCATGATGTGCAGCGGCACCATCGTGCAGTTCGGTATCCCGCGGGTGGTGATCGGCGACGCGCAGAATTTCGGCGGCAACGAAGAGTTCCTGCGCTCCCGCGGGGTCGAGGTGGTGATTGCCGAGGACCCGGACTGCATCGCGCTAATGCAGCGGTTCATCCGCGAAAAGCCGGAGCTGTGGGCGGAGGACATCGCCGAATAG
- a CDS encoding TIGR02453 family protein: MTNPFAQLIPDARAFLTELSQNNSRDWFTAHKDRYEAQLKSPALLLLDEVAQAITKRTGVQAVPRLFRPQRDIRFSKDKTPYKTHLHMMWTVNGAGCALFFGIDPGSCTTGGGIMNFTKPQIPLWREAVDGETGDEAAALVDILALKGFATNEPELKRVPAPYGKAHPHGHLLQRKSLTFWHEMSPREQAAPMAALMSAYLTLEPMFTLLQEALEA, encoded by the coding sequence ATGACCAACCCCTTTGCGCAGCTGATCCCCGACGCCCGCGCCTTTCTGACGGAGCTGTCGCAGAACAACAGCCGCGACTGGTTCACTGCGCACAAGGACCGCTATGAGGCGCAGCTCAAATCCCCCGCCCTGCTGCTGCTGGACGAGGTCGCGCAGGCAATCACCAAACGGACCGGTGTGCAGGCCGTGCCCAGGCTGTTCCGCCCCCAGCGCGACATCCGGTTTTCCAAAGACAAGACGCCCTACAAGACCCATCTGCACATGATGTGGACGGTCAATGGCGCGGGCTGCGCGCTGTTCTTCGGCATCGACCCCGGCTCCTGCACCACCGGCGGCGGCATCATGAACTTCACCAAGCCGCAGATCCCCCTTTGGCGCGAGGCGGTGGACGGTGAAACCGGGGACGAGGCCGCAGCCCTGGTGGATATCCTCGCGCTCAAGGGTTTTGCCACGAATGAACCCGAGCTGAAGCGCGTCCCCGCCCCCTATGGCAAGGCGCACCCCCACGGCCACCTGCTGCAGCGCAAGTCCCTCACCTTCTGGCATGAGATGAGCCCGCGCGAACAGGCCGCTCCGATGGCAGCACTGATGTCCGCCTATCTGACGCTGGAGCCGATGTTCACTCTGCTGCAGGAGGCGCTGGAGGCGTAA
- a CDS encoding DUF1007 family protein, which yields MKRIVPLLAAAVLAPQDAGSHPHIFVDTAMKVIVSDTGQLEAVEITWAYDEFYSLLIFEDRGLDGDFDGALTADELSKLQGFDMAWTEGFQGDTYLTRAGEALALGAPVHLATEVADGRITTRHRRVLAEPQAADGVVIKAFDPTYYTAYTLTGGLEVTGGCTGEVTPPNLDAAYTKVEELLYAMPAGQAEEAYPEVGEAFADTVRLSCGA from the coding sequence ATGAAGCGTATTGTTCCCTTGCTTGCCGCCGCAGTGCTGGCCCCGCAGGATGCCGGGTCGCATCCGCATATCTTTGTCGATACTGCCATGAAGGTGATTGTCTCGGACACCGGCCAGCTGGAAGCGGTCGAAATCACCTGGGCCTATGACGAGTTCTATTCGCTGCTGATCTTTGAGGACCGGGGGCTGGATGGCGATTTTGATGGCGCGCTGACGGCGGATGAGCTGTCAAAGCTGCAAGGCTTCGACATGGCCTGGACTGAGGGGTTTCAGGGCGACACCTATCTGACCCGCGCGGGTGAAGCGCTGGCGCTGGGGGCGCCGGTGCATCTGGCCACCGAAGTGGCGGACGGGCGCATCACCACCCGGCACCGGCGGGTGCTGGCAGAGCCGCAGGCGGCGGACGGTGTGGTGATCAAGGCCTTTGATCCGACCTATTACACCGCCTACACGCTGACAGGCGGGCTGGAGGTCACCGGCGGCTGCACTGGCGAGGTGACACCGCCAAACCTGGACGCGGCGTACACCAAGGTGGAGGAGCTTCTGTATGCGATGCCGGCCGGTCAGGCGGAGGAGGCTTATCCGGAGGTGGGCGAGGCCTTTGCCGATACCGTGCGGTTGAGCTGCGGCGCGTAA
- a CDS encoding PRC-barrel domain-containing protein → MQQAQHGSGGSLVSTNEITGTAVYGETGEKAGTIDHLMIDKTSGKAAYAIMTFGGFLGLGEQEFVIPWGALSYDSGLDGYRTSITPDQLESAPAQYEGWHRDRKHEESIYDHYHVPYYWF, encoded by the coding sequence ATGCAACAGGCTCAACACGGCTCTGGCGGCAGCCTCGTCTCGACAAATGAGATCACCGGCACCGCGGTCTACGGCGAAACCGGCGAAAAAGCCGGTACCATTGACCACCTGATGATCGACAAGACGTCGGGCAAGGCAGCCTATGCAATCATGACATTCGGCGGCTTCCTGGGCCTTGGCGAACAGGAATTCGTCATTCCCTGGGGTGCACTTTCATACGACAGCGGCCTGGACGGGTACCGCACCAGCATTACCCCGGACCAGCTGGAAAGCGCCCCGGCCCAGTACGAGGGCTGGCACCGTGACCGCAAGCACGAGGAAAGCATCTACGACCATTACCACGTACCCTATTACTGGTTCTGA
- a CDS encoding succinate dehydrogenase assembly factor 2 produces the protein MQEDRTIRLKRLQMRSMRRGIKEMDILLSAFAAANLEQMDAAQLDLYDQLLHENDQDLYQWVTGQAEPRERFRALVADIAQTYQK, from the coding sequence ATGCAGGAAGACCGGACCATCCGCCTGAAGCGGCTGCAGATGCGCTCTATGCGCCGGGGTATCAAGGAAATGGATATCCTGCTGTCGGCCTTTGCAGCCGCGAATCTGGAGCAGATGGACGCTGCGCAGCTGGATCTTTATGACCAGCTGTTGCACGAAAACGACCAGGATCTGTACCAGTGGGTGACCGGCCAGGCGGAGCCGCGAGAGCGGTTCCGCGCACTGGTCGCGGACATAGCGCAAACCTACCAAAAATAA
- a CDS encoding MATE family efflux transporter codes for MSTLTTRHTEMSPGGHARAIAVLGLPLIGGHVAQFAIGLTDTVMLGWYGVEELAAVTLGATYFFSIFLLGSGFAFAVMPMVAAAAGAGEERQIRRSTRMGLWLSLAYGALAMPLLWWSEPILLLLGQEPEVAYAAAAYLRIAGWAIFPALLYMVAKSYLAALERTQIVLWLSVIGAVLNALVNYALIFGNWGAPELGITGAAIASLVTNGVSFVLVLAYALKALPEHELLKNFQRPDWEMLGRVFRMGTPIGLTTLSESSLFAASAMMMGWLGTVPLAAHGIAISLAGLTFMVHLGLSNAATIRAGNAFGRGDRAHMARGGKVVTAMSLGVSVVGITLFLTIPGPLMSLFLDSADPQKDQILLIGAGLLAAAALFQMMDGMQAIALGLLRGVQDTGVPMVIAALSYWAVGIPASYVMGFVLGWGGVGVWMGLVAGLSAAGLFLMRRFWGKSIKRVGLQAA; via the coding sequence ATGAGCACGTTAACCACCAGACACACCGAAATGTCACCGGGCGGCCATGCCCGGGCGATTGCCGTTCTTGGCCTGCCGCTGATCGGCGGCCATGTGGCGCAGTTTGCCATCGGCCTGACCGATACGGTGATGCTGGGCTGGTACGGGGTGGAGGAGCTGGCGGCGGTAACGCTGGGCGCGACCTATTTCTTCTCGATCTTCCTGTTGGGGTCCGGATTTGCCTTTGCGGTGATGCCGATGGTGGCGGCGGCGGCCGGCGCGGGCGAGGAGCGGCAGATCCGCCGGTCCACCCGCATGGGGCTGTGGCTGTCGCTGGCCTATGGCGCGCTGGCGATGCCCTTGCTGTGGTGGTCCGAGCCGATCCTGCTGCTGCTGGGGCAGGAGCCGGAGGTGGCGTATGCGGCGGCGGCGTATCTGCGGATTGCCGGCTGGGCGATTTTCCCTGCGCTTCTGTACATGGTGGCCAAATCCTATCTGGCGGCGCTGGAGCGGACCCAGATCGTGCTGTGGCTGTCGGTGATCGGCGCGGTGCTGAATGCGCTGGTGAACTATGCGCTGATTTTCGGCAACTGGGGCGCGCCGGAGCTGGGCATAACCGGGGCGGCGATTGCGTCCCTGGTGACCAACGGGGTGTCCTTTGTTCTGGTGCTGGCCTATGCGCTGAAGGCGCTGCCGGAGCATGAGCTGCTGAAGAATTTCCAGCGCCCCGACTGGGAGATGCTGGGCCGGGTGTTCCGGATGGGCACTCCGATTGGCCTCACCACGCTGAGCGAGAGCAGCCTGTTTGCGGCCTCGGCGATGATGATGGGGTGGCTGGGCACGGTGCCGCTGGCGGCGCATGGGATTGCGATCTCGCTGGCGGGGCTGACGTTCATGGTGCACCTGGGGCTGTCCAATGCCGCCACCATCCGGGCAGGAAACGCCTTCGGGCGCGGCGACCGGGCGCATATGGCGCGCGGCGGCAAGGTGGTGACGGCGATGTCGCTGGGGGTTTCAGTGGTGGGGATCACCCTGTTCCTGACCATTCCCGGCCCGCTGATGTCGCTGTTCCTGGATTCGGCCGACCCGCAGAAGGATCAGATCCTGCTGATCGGTGCGGGCCTCTTGGCGGCGGCGGCGCTGTTTCAGATGATGGACGGGATGCAGGCGATTGCGCTGGGCCTGTTGCGGGGCGTGCAGGACACCGGCGTGCCGATGGTGATTGCCGCGCTCAGCTATTGGGCGGTGGGCATCCCGGCCTCTTATGTCATGGGGTTTGTGCTCGGCTGGGGCGGCGTCGGTGTCTGGATGGGACTGGTTGCGGGCCTGTCGGCGGCAGGGCTGTTCCTGATGCGGCGGTTCTGGGGCAAGTCGATCAAACGGGTGGGTTTGCAGGCCGCGTAA
- a CDS encoding DUF1428 domain-containing protein, which translates to MYVAGFVIPVPEENFEAYKAWAQASAELFREYGCLEIVDSWEDNVPDGQHTDFRRAVAARKGERIVLSWQVWPSRKEMEEAEARIAKDTRFDIPVEIPFDHRRLILGAFSPIHTMGRSTAGG; encoded by the coding sequence ATGTATGTCGCCGGATTCGTGATCCCCGTCCCCGAAGAAAACTTCGAGGCGTACAAGGCCTGGGCCCAAGCCAGCGCCGAACTGTTCCGCGAATACGGCTGTCTGGAGATCGTCGACTCCTGGGAGGACAACGTGCCGGACGGCCAGCACACCGATTTCCGCCGCGCCGTTGCCGCCCGTAAGGGGGAGCGCATCGTCCTCTCCTGGCAGGTCTGGCCCAGCCGGAAGGAGATGGAGGAGGCCGAAGCCCGGATCGCCAAAGACACCCGGTTCGACATCCCGGTCGAAATCCCCTTTGACCACCGCCGCCTGATCCTGGGCGCGTTCTCTCCCATTCACACAATGGGCCGCAGCACCGCCGGGGGCTGA